A part of Myxococcus landrumus genomic DNA contains:
- a CDS encoding ABC transporter ATP-binding protein, which translates to MSSPLISLRQIEKSYPLAGGRVWVLRNIDLDIQPGEFVTMMGPSGAGKSTLLSVMGMLDAEWKGEYFLDGQAVHAMKLKERGELSRRTIGFVFQQYHLLDNLTVAENLEVPLSYRDLKRGEREALVGDMLDRFQLVGKKDLFPSQLSGGQQQLVGIARALIASPKVLLADEPTGNLHSQQAKHIMEVFQTLNKQGTTIIQVTHSEANAAYGHRIIQLADGWLQK; encoded by the coding sequence ATGTCCTCCCCTCTCATTTCCCTGCGGCAGATTGAGAAGTCCTATCCCCTGGCCGGCGGCCGCGTCTGGGTGCTGCGCAACATCGACCTGGACATCCAGCCCGGTGAGTTCGTCACGATGATGGGCCCGTCCGGCGCGGGAAAGTCCACGCTGCTGTCGGTGATGGGCATGCTCGATGCCGAGTGGAAGGGCGAGTACTTCCTGGATGGCCAGGCCGTGCACGCGATGAAGCTCAAGGAGCGCGGCGAGCTGTCCCGGCGCACCATCGGCTTCGTCTTCCAGCAGTACCACCTGCTGGACAACCTCACGGTGGCGGAGAACCTGGAGGTGCCGCTGTCCTACCGCGACTTGAAGCGCGGTGAGCGCGAGGCGCTGGTGGGCGACATGCTGGACCGCTTCCAGCTCGTGGGGAAGAAGGACCTGTTCCCCTCTCAGCTCTCCGGTGGTCAGCAGCAGTTGGTGGGCATCGCCCGCGCGCTCATCGCCTCGCCCAAGGTGCTGCTGGCGGACGAGCCCACCGGAAACCTCCACTCGCAGCAGGCGAAGCACATCATGGAGGTGTTCCAGACGCTCAACAAGCAGGGCACCACCATCATCCAGGTGACGCACTCCGAGGCCAACGCGGCCTACGGCCATCGCATCATCCAGTTGGCGGACGGCTGGCTCCAGAAGTGA
- a CDS encoding ABC transporter permease: protein MDVRYALRTLRKSPAFTLAAVLVLALGIGVTTALFSMVDAVLLRPLPFPEPERLVVLSAEQQQQQGRSRYSLPNYEDLAQQLTQIRPLSAVSADLFNRTGAGDAEMVRGATVVGDFFSAFGVTPLLGRTFTGAERDAPVVVLSHARWLKEGGTPQVLGSTMTLSGQPYTVVGVMPPSFQIPHPSTDVWLPFDSLPGAATSRDRTERGHRAFGVMGRLAPGATLESARHEMKVVGARLGEEKDTELLMGVMRFQDLVTRDVSRLLWVMLGAVSLVLLLAAANVAHLQLARAAARQRELGIRVALGAGRGRLVRQLLTESLLLALMGGVGGVLLALWTTDLVLMVGGGRLPRASEMGLNGRVLAFALGVTLTTGVGVGLLPALRKSRMSPASVLGRGVMEAARSRAHSVLVVAEVALALMLVCGAGLMLKSFWRLYQADPGLDPRGVLVARLALPAVRYGSAEQASVFHQALATRLAARPEIAAVGVGASLPAGGSIGRAGYWAEGTEDVSPRPHALFNVATPGFLEALRVPLLAGRRLAETDGPDAPRVMVISERFAREVFPGQDAVGRRVTFGGRDEDGKPLWTTVVGVVRDVAYAGITAGHEPTVYVPMSQEGTTDGQLAVRAAGDLAPQALEAVVREELRAVDSMVALAQVATLEERLSTDLGLPRFRAVLLGAFGVLALVLAAVGIYGVMSYSVAQREQEMGVRLALGARSADVLRLVVGQSLRRVGWGLGLGLVGTLSAHRAVEGLLYGMEALDVGVMASVCLLLLVTAWLASWLPARRAAGVDPASVLRGG, encoded by the coding sequence ATGGACGTTCGCTATGCCCTGCGCACCTTGCGCAAGTCGCCGGCCTTCACGCTGGCGGCGGTGCTGGTGCTGGCCCTGGGCATCGGCGTGACGACGGCGTTGTTCAGCATGGTGGACGCGGTGCTCCTGCGCCCGCTTCCCTTCCCGGAGCCGGAGCGGTTGGTGGTGCTCTCGGCGGAGCAACAGCAGCAGCAGGGCCGGTCGCGCTACAGCCTCCCCAATTACGAGGACCTGGCGCAGCAGCTCACCCAGATTCGCCCGCTGAGCGCGGTGTCCGCCGACCTCTTCAACCGCACGGGCGCGGGCGACGCGGAGATGGTTCGCGGGGCCACGGTGGTGGGGGACTTCTTCAGTGCATTCGGGGTGACACCCCTGCTGGGGAGGACGTTCACCGGGGCGGAGCGCGACGCGCCCGTGGTGGTGCTCTCCCACGCGCGTTGGTTGAAGGAGGGCGGTACGCCCCAGGTGCTGGGCTCGACCATGACCTTGAGCGGGCAGCCCTACACGGTGGTGGGCGTGATGCCGCCGTCCTTCCAGATTCCCCATCCCTCCACGGACGTCTGGCTCCCGTTCGACAGCCTGCCGGGCGCGGCCACGTCGAGAGACCGCACGGAGCGCGGCCATCGCGCGTTCGGGGTGATGGGGCGGCTTGCGCCCGGAGCCACGCTGGAGTCGGCGCGTCACGAGATGAAGGTCGTGGGCGCGCGGCTGGGCGAGGAGAAGGACACGGAGCTGCTGATGGGGGTGATGCGCTTCCAGGACCTCGTCACGCGGGATGTGAGTCGCCTGCTGTGGGTGATGCTGGGCGCGGTGTCGCTGGTGCTGTTGCTGGCGGCGGCGAACGTGGCGCACCTCCAGCTCGCGCGCGCGGCGGCACGGCAGCGGGAGCTGGGCATCCGCGTGGCGCTGGGCGCCGGGCGTGGAAGGCTGGTGCGTCAGCTCCTCACGGAGAGCCTGCTGCTCGCGTTGATGGGAGGCGTGGGCGGAGTGCTGCTGGCGCTGTGGACCACGGACCTGGTGCTGATGGTGGGAGGCGGCCGGCTGCCCCGCGCGAGCGAGATGGGGCTCAACGGCCGAGTGCTGGCGTTCGCGCTGGGGGTGACGTTGACGACGGGCGTGGGGGTGGGGCTGCTGCCGGCGCTGAGGAAGAGCCGGATGTCGCCTGCCTCGGTCCTGGGGCGAGGGGTGATGGAGGCGGCTCGGAGCCGCGCGCACTCGGTGCTGGTGGTGGCCGAGGTGGCGCTGGCGCTGATGCTCGTCTGCGGGGCGGGGCTGATGCTCAAGAGCTTCTGGCGGCTGTACCAGGCGGACCCGGGCCTGGACCCTCGGGGGGTGTTGGTCGCGCGGCTGGCGCTGCCCGCCGTCCGGTATGGCTCGGCGGAGCAGGCGTCCGTGTTCCATCAGGCGCTGGCGACACGCCTCGCGGCGCGTCCCGAAATCGCCGCCGTGGGGGTGGGCGCGAGCCTCCCCGCGGGGGGCTCCATCGGCCGCGCCGGCTACTGGGCGGAAGGGACGGAGGATGTCTCCCCTCGGCCCCATGCGCTGTTCAACGTCGCCACGCCGGGGTTCCTGGAGGCGCTGCGGGTGCCGCTGCTCGCGGGACGCCGGCTCGCCGAGACGGATGGGCCCGATGCGCCTCGCGTCATGGTGATAAGCGAGCGCTTCGCCCGGGAGGTCTTCCCCGGCCAGGACGCGGTGGGCCGGCGCGTCACCTTCGGAGGGCGCGACGAGGACGGCAAGCCCCTCTGGACGACGGTGGTCGGCGTGGTCCGGGATGTCGCGTACGCGGGCATCACCGCCGGACATGAGCCCACCGTCTACGTGCCCATGAGCCAGGAGGGGACCACGGACGGGCAGCTCGCGGTGCGGGCGGCTGGAGACTTGGCGCCCCAAGCATTGGAAGCGGTGGTGCGCGAGGAGCTGCGCGCGGTGGATTCGATGGTGGCGCTCGCGCAGGTGGCGACGCTGGAAGAAAGATTGTCCACGGACTTGGGATTGCCGAGATTCCGGGCGGTGTTGCTGGGGGCCTTCGGCGTGCTGGCGCTGGTGCTGGCCGCGGTGGGCATCTACGGCGTCATGTCCTATTCCGTGGCACAACGAGAGCAAGAGATGGGTGTGAGACTGGCCCTGGGCGCTCGTTCGGCGGATGTCCTGCGACTGGTGGTGGGCCAGTCGCTGCGCCGTGTGGGATGGGGCCTGGGGCTGGGACTGGTGGGCACGTTGTCGGCGCACCGGGCCGTGGAAGGTCTGCTGTACGGGATGGAGGCCCTGGATGTCGGCGTCATGGCCTCCGTCTGCTTGCTGTTACTGGTCACCGCCTGGCTGGCGAGCTGGCTCCCGGCTCGTCGTGCGGCGGGCGTGGACCCGGCCTCCGTGCTGCGTGGAGGCTGA
- a CDS encoding sigma-54-dependent transcriptional regulator, with the protein MSEPQPVFSPTTPAVPPTTPSPAPAPAARPSRILVADDQADVLEALRLLLKRDGHGVVTAQSPAGALATLETEDVDLVLMDLNYARDTTSGKEGMDLLGRIRAQDSTLPVVVMTAWGSVEGAVEAMRGGARDYVQKPWDNTRLLATLRTQLELSRALKRSRRLEDENQHLRRAQSGLPNLVSESRAMVPVRRMIERVAPSAANVLVTGEHGTGKEVVARLLHASSTRADRAFVAVNSGGLSEGVFESELFGHVKGAFTDAKTDRTGCFELADGGTLFLDEIGNMPLSQQAKLLRVLQTGELHPVGSSKTRRVDVRVVSATNVDLAKAVAEGRFREDLLYRLNTVEIPLPALRERREDIPLLASHFLAEHGKRYGRNAMRMTPGALEALLAYPWPGNVRELEHAVERALLMSVGDEVSAEDLLLRRAGREGLSRLEEMTLEEVERYLIERALARQEGNVSEAAKGLGLSRSALYRRLQYYGIKGAR; encoded by the coding sequence GTGTCCGAGCCCCAACCTGTTTTCTCCCCCACCACCCCCGCTGTCCCACCCACCACCCCTTCGCCCGCGCCTGCTCCGGCCGCCCGGCCCTCGCGCATCCTCGTCGCGGATGATCAGGCCGATGTCCTGGAGGCGCTGCGCCTGCTCCTGAAGCGGGACGGGCACGGCGTCGTCACGGCGCAGTCGCCCGCGGGCGCGCTCGCCACGCTGGAGACCGAGGACGTGGACCTGGTCCTCATGGACCTGAACTACGCACGCGACACCACCTCCGGGAAGGAGGGCATGGACCTGTTGGGCCGCATCCGCGCGCAGGATTCGACGCTGCCCGTGGTGGTGATGACCGCGTGGGGCAGCGTGGAGGGCGCGGTGGAGGCCATGCGCGGCGGCGCGCGCGACTACGTGCAGAAGCCGTGGGACAACACGCGCCTGCTCGCCACGCTGCGCACGCAACTGGAGCTGTCCCGGGCGCTCAAGCGCAGCCGCCGGCTGGAGGATGAGAACCAGCACCTGCGCCGCGCCCAGTCCGGGCTGCCCAACCTGGTGTCCGAGTCGCGCGCCATGGTGCCGGTGCGGCGGATGATTGAGCGCGTGGCGCCCTCCGCGGCCAACGTGCTGGTGACGGGCGAACACGGCACGGGCAAGGAGGTGGTGGCCCGGCTGCTCCATGCCTCGTCCACCCGGGCGGACCGCGCCTTCGTGGCGGTCAACTCCGGCGGCCTGTCGGAGGGCGTGTTCGAGAGCGAGTTGTTCGGCCACGTGAAGGGCGCCTTCACCGACGCGAAGACGGACCGCACGGGCTGCTTCGAGCTGGCGGACGGAGGCACGCTCTTCCTGGATGAGATTGGCAACATGCCGCTGTCGCAGCAGGCGAAGCTCCTGCGCGTGCTCCAGACGGGTGAGCTGCACCCGGTGGGCTCGTCCAAGACGCGGCGCGTGGACGTGCGCGTGGTGAGCGCCACCAACGTGGACCTGGCCAAGGCCGTGGCGGAGGGCCGCTTCCGCGAGGACCTCCTGTACCGCCTCAACACGGTGGAGATTCCGCTGCCCGCGCTGCGCGAGCGGCGCGAGGACATCCCGCTCCTGGCGTCGCACTTCCTGGCCGAGCACGGCAAGCGCTACGGCCGCAACGCCATGCGGATGACGCCGGGTGCGCTGGAGGCGCTGCTGGCCTATCCGTGGCCGGGCAACGTGCGCGAATTGGAGCACGCGGTGGAGCGCGCGCTCCTGATGTCCGTGGGCGATGAGGTGTCGGCGGAGGACCTGCTGCTTCGCCGCGCGGGCCGCGAGGGGCTGTCGCGCCTGGAGGAGATGACGCTGGAGGAGGTGGAGCGCTACCTCATCGAGCGCGCGCTCGCGCGGCAGGAAGGCAACGTGAGCGAGGCGGCCAAGGGACTGGGCTTGTCTCGCAGCGCGCTGTACCGTCGGCTCCAGTACTACGGAATCAAGGGAGCAAGGTGA
- a CDS encoding sensor histidine kinase, which produces MKRQREPWPHDLQVLALVWLAGIPGVVASLALVWTGDFSSKVRWTLTTLVVGVFLGVGLLVRERVTRPLHALANLLAALREGDYSTRGRGARAGDALGEVLLEVNALGDTLREQRLGALEAGALLEQVMEEIDVGVLAFDVAGTLRLVNRAGEKLLGQSRSQLMGKGAGALGLADLLEGPAPRRLSRTFAEEGGPYELRRGGFRQGGLPHHLVVLADLRLALREQEREAWRRLVRVLSHEINNSLSPIQSIAESLRDLLIQQPRPSDWEDDAKSGLGIVARRSESLARFMSAYARLARLPPPVLSGVEVDGWVRRVAALETRRPVEVRAGPALVVRGDSDQLEQMLINLVRNAVDAVLTESQASQVWVSWAVLSPGAVEVWVEDEGAGLADTGNLFVPFFTTKPQGSGIGLALCRQIAEAHGGTLRLENRPEGRGCRARLKLPLEGHNAIANLG; this is translated from the coding sequence GTGAAGCGGCAGCGCGAGCCCTGGCCACATGATTTGCAGGTGCTCGCGCTGGTGTGGCTCGCGGGCATTCCGGGCGTGGTGGCCTCGCTCGCGCTGGTGTGGACGGGAGACTTCTCCTCGAAGGTCCGCTGGACGCTCACCACGCTGGTGGTGGGCGTCTTCCTGGGCGTGGGCCTGTTGGTGCGCGAGCGGGTGACGCGGCCGCTGCATGCCCTGGCCAACCTGCTGGCGGCGCTGCGCGAGGGGGACTACTCGACGCGCGGACGCGGGGCCCGTGCGGGCGACGCGCTGGGCGAGGTCCTCCTGGAAGTGAATGCCCTGGGCGACACGCTGCGCGAGCAGCGGCTGGGCGCGCTGGAGGCGGGCGCGCTGCTCGAGCAGGTGATGGAGGAGATTGACGTCGGCGTGCTGGCCTTCGACGTCGCGGGGACGCTGCGGCTGGTGAACCGTGCGGGCGAGAAGCTCCTGGGTCAGTCGCGCTCGCAGTTGATGGGAAAAGGCGCGGGGGCGCTCGGGCTGGCGGACCTGCTGGAGGGGCCCGCGCCTCGGCGGCTGTCGCGGACCTTCGCGGAGGAGGGCGGCCCCTACGAGCTGCGGCGTGGCGGCTTCCGGCAAGGCGGCCTGCCGCATCACCTGGTGGTGCTGGCGGACCTGCGGCTGGCGCTGCGCGAGCAGGAGCGCGAGGCGTGGCGCCGCCTGGTGCGGGTGCTGAGCCATGAAATCAACAACTCGCTCTCACCCATCCAATCCATCGCGGAGTCGCTGAGGGACTTGCTGATTCAGCAGCCGCGCCCCTCGGACTGGGAGGACGACGCGAAGAGCGGCCTGGGCATCGTCGCGCGGCGCTCGGAGTCCCTGGCGCGCTTCATGTCCGCGTATGCGCGGCTGGCGCGACTGCCTCCGCCGGTGCTCTCCGGCGTGGAGGTGGACGGCTGGGTGCGGCGGGTGGCGGCGCTGGAGACGCGGCGTCCGGTGGAGGTGCGGGCGGGGCCGGCGCTGGTGGTCCGAGGAGACTCGGACCAGCTCGAGCAGATGCTCATCAACCTGGTGCGCAACGCGGTGGACGCGGTGCTGACGGAGTCCCAGGCGAGCCAGGTCTGGGTGTCCTGGGCGGTGCTGTCGCCCGGCGCGGTGGAGGTCTGGGTGGAGGACGAAGGAGCGGGCCTGGCGGACACGGGCAACCTCTTCGTGCCCTTCTTCACGACCAAGCCCCAGGGCAGCGGCATCGGCCTGGCGCTGTGCCGGCAAATCGCGGAGGCCCACGGCGGGACGCTCCGGCTGGAGAACCGACCCGAGGGGCGCGGGTGCCGCGCGCGCCTCAAGCTGCCCCTGGAAGGGCACAACGCCATCGCGAACCTGGGCTGA
- a CDS encoding serine hydrolase, giving the protein MAGLGCLAVSWLTAADAPRPATKWLHRPDESARVARVEAGLEAVPLPGGEHLRLTLAEWMALYKLPGLSIAVFDGHSLRWAKSFGVKQAGGTEPVTLDTLFQAGSISKPMTALAVAHHAQRGRWSLDEDVNGKLVSWKVPDSPFTRERKVTLRRLLSHSAGLPMHGFDGYASGAPVPTLLESLEGKAPANSPPVRVVAEPGTVARYSNLGLSVVQQVMEDVLEKPFARIMRETVLQPLDMKHSTFEQPLPQALAPLAAVGTRADGSSLPGGWHTYPDQAAAGLWTTPSDLARFAMEVSKARAGTSRRVVSRAMAKELLSRQGPEPTGPKPPPPWQPERFGLGFRLQEDPNYFAHGGWVEGYRSQLVAYSNTGSGVVLMTNSDNGRFLLSMLADAVAREYGWKGHVFIPRGPYATADLIVRLKGVDTALAWFKEQHAAGVLEHQSSESLNGLGHDLLRSDKVADAVKVFEASVALFPQDAEAHVGLAEGYVQAGRADAAIACLKKSLVLEPKHEEALKLLKTLGARP; this is encoded by the coding sequence GTGGCTGGCCTCGGGTGTCTGGCTGTTTCATGGCTCACGGCGGCGGATGCACCCAGGCCCGCGACGAAGTGGCTGCATCGCCCCGACGAGTCCGCCCGGGTGGCGCGCGTGGAGGCGGGGCTGGAGGCGGTGCCGCTGCCTGGAGGCGAGCACCTGCGCCTGACGCTCGCGGAGTGGATGGCGCTCTACAAGCTTCCTGGGTTGAGCATCGCGGTGTTCGACGGGCACTCGCTGCGCTGGGCGAAGTCCTTCGGCGTGAAGCAGGCGGGAGGGACGGAGCCCGTCACGCTGGACACGCTGTTCCAGGCGGGCTCCATCAGCAAGCCGATGACGGCGCTCGCGGTGGCGCATCATGCGCAGCGGGGCCGCTGGTCTCTCGACGAGGACGTCAACGGCAAGCTGGTGTCGTGGAAGGTGCCGGACAGTCCCTTCACGCGGGAGCGGAAGGTGACGCTGCGGCGTCTGCTCAGCCACAGCGCGGGACTGCCGATGCATGGCTTTGATGGGTATGCGTCGGGAGCGCCCGTGCCCACGCTGCTGGAGAGCCTGGAAGGGAAGGCGCCGGCGAACTCGCCTCCCGTGCGGGTGGTGGCCGAGCCTGGAACGGTGGCGCGCTACAGCAACCTGGGGCTGAGCGTCGTCCAGCAGGTGATGGAGGATGTGCTGGAGAAGCCCTTCGCGCGAATCATGCGCGAGACGGTGTTGCAGCCCTTGGACATGAAGCACAGCACGTTCGAACAGCCGTTGCCCCAGGCGCTCGCGCCGCTGGCGGCGGTGGGGACTCGCGCGGATGGCTCGAGCCTTCCGGGGGGATGGCACACGTATCCGGACCAGGCAGCCGCGGGGCTGTGGACCACGCCGTCGGACCTGGCGCGCTTCGCGATGGAAGTCTCGAAGGCGCGGGCGGGGACGTCGCGGCGGGTGGTGTCGCGGGCGATGGCGAAGGAGCTGTTGTCCCGACAGGGCCCGGAGCCGACGGGGCCGAAGCCGCCGCCGCCGTGGCAGCCGGAGCGCTTCGGGCTGGGCTTCCGCCTTCAGGAGGACCCGAACTACTTCGCCCATGGTGGCTGGGTGGAGGGTTATCGCTCTCAGTTGGTGGCGTATTCGAACACCGGCAGCGGCGTGGTGCTGATGACCAACTCAGACAACGGGCGGTTCCTCCTGTCGATGCTCGCCGACGCCGTGGCGAGGGAATATGGCTGGAAGGGACATGTCTTCATTCCCCGAGGGCCGTATGCGACGGCGGACCTGATTGTCCGGCTCAAGGGCGTGGACACGGCGCTGGCGTGGTTCAAGGAGCAGCACGCCGCGGGCGTATTGGAGCACCAGTCCTCGGAGTCGCTGAACGGGCTGGGCCATGACCTGCTGCGGAGTGACAAGGTCGCCGACGCGGTGAAGGTGTTCGAGGCGAGCGTCGCGCTCTTCCCCCAGGACGCGGAGGCGCACGTCGGCCTCGCCGAGGGGTACGTCCAGGCGGGCCGCGCGGACGCGGCCATCGCCTGTCTCAAGAAGTCGCTCGTGCTGGAGCCGAAGCACGAAGAGGCCTTGAAGCTGCTCAAGACGCTCGGCGCGCGTCCGTGA